tttttatttttatcaaatgattaagaaaatattttttaatgatgttgtgaatttttttatttttttaaaaaatatttataataattaaaaaaatacattaaaaaaattacactattcGAGACATTTTTTGAGTCCCGAATTTTGGACCCGTAGCAGTACTCTACCTAATAACAAggtcaataaaaattattttttattttttttcgaattttttaattttctcaaattaaaattaattttcagttcaatattttggaaaaaaaattatagtatttatatattgtaataagaTATTAATTTAAAGAGATATTAATTTAAAGATAATGAAGTACTATTTTCCCATCAGTTGGGACTAAAAATTACATTTCCAACGGTTTTTATTTTCACCACGAGAATGGGCCTTGATTTTATAGCCGATAGGATTGGGACAACCAACGAGCAGCCCAATATCTTTTTACGGCCCGTTTGTCTGCGGCAAAAACAAAATCGTAAGAAAATGCTCTTCTCGCTAAAACCCTAATCAGTAGTAACAAATTTCTGACTCTGAAAGACCAGAGACAgttgagagggagagggagagagagcagagaaaaATGGCGAGAAGTTCAATTCTTCGCTCCCAAGTTCTGCGCCAAGCACTTGTTAGCAACAAGCTTAGCCCAGCTGTATCTTGTAATCTTAGTTCTGGTAATTCTAGTTCCTACGAAACCCTACTATCGCCGAATCCAACCCCATTACTCTCCCATCCGAGTCCTTCTAAACCCTTCTCCTCCATCTTGTCCAATCCCACCACCGCCACAGGATCTCGCTTTTCGAAGCTTCCATTCCTGCTATCCCGACCCTTTTCATCTTCCTCAGGTACCTGCATTTGTACAATGCGTtctgtttttattcttaattgGTTAACTTGTGTTTATATGCACATATTCTTTTGCTTTTACCAAATTTGTATTTATTCGTTCCTATGCCCGCCCGCCCGCACACTGACACCCACTTTTATATGATCCGGCTCAAGTTATACTTTGCTAGACCCATTGTTGAATTACAGGTTCTGATCCTGCTCCCGAAGAAGATGATCGTATTGAACAGTAAAATAAACTCAATATATGTGATATTTGGCATGCATTATAAATGTGCCAAAGGCGTTTGATCATATTGGAGTTGACAAATATTAATATGGTGACAAGTTTTTGAGTGGGTGTAACATCCGGTTATAACTTTAATGCAAACCATACATAGTACATATAAAGGGAAATAAAAAGTGTTGGTTGTACCGGAAGTGGCATTGGTGGGTGTTGTGACGAAAGTTGTGGTAGGAGATGGTGGGGGTTTTTctttgggggggggggcggcGGCTGGGATAAGGGAGGGGTTATTGGTTGCAGTGCGGATGAGTGGGAATGGAGGGGGAATGGCTTGCTGTCAGTGCAGAGGAAGGTGTGAAGAGATGGCTAGTGTAAAGAGATATTGTGGATACAGAAACAATGGTAGCCGTAGTACATAATAGATGTTTTGCTCAAATTCCTATATATGTCAAtgtgtttgatatttttttattcccatgaattgattttttttgttgttttttattgatgtttggAACCGCTAATTTTACTTCAATAGTGGTTTCTTCCACATTTCCTTCTCTCACACACTTGGGACCCATCGTGTGAGTGAATGGTGTGGAATCAACCATGATGGGAGTGGAAAGAGCATTTCTCTTGATATAGCTTTGTGTTTTAccgagaaatattttttatccgATAATAATCCGACATCATCTTTATATCATATGCCAAATCAATGATTTGATTTCAGGTCCATCCAACATTCTTCTCATTAAGTCGGAAAATGAATTCAATAGTATACTTGGCAAGGTTCAAGGTATATACATTCCTCTTGTATATTTTTTCCACACAACAGATTTCTCACTTGTAAAAAAGTTCTATACAAAAATTCGATAAAACAGAGACAAAAATCCTTTTGCATATGTATTctttgtttgaaaaaattgtattgctTAGTTCCTAGAAAGCTTATGCAATTTTTTGCTATAATTTTTGTGGCAGATGAATCTTTGCCAGCGGTTTTCTATTTCACTGCAGTCTGGTGTGGACCTTGTAAGTTTCTAATTCTTTAGGTTGAttagtaaataatttgaattaaaaggtGCTTTATTATCTGATTGCACTCCTAgctctttctttttgtaattccTCTTTCATTGAAATGAATGATGGGATATCCTTATTATTCAGGCAGGTTCATATCTCCTCTCATTGAAGAGTTGAGTGAGAAATACCCTCACGTGAAGACATATAAGATTGACATTGACCAGGTAGGAAGGGGTTTTGGTACTGGGATGCTTTCTTTTCCAATTTTGGTTAATTTGCTTGGAAGTTGGAATTGTCGTGTTCATCATACAATGTTTGTTCAAAATCTTAtgttgacaaaaaataatttcaagtcTGAAATGCAGGTATTTTGGTTTTGATCTCATGATTGAAACCGTGTTATTATAGCAATTTTTGGAAACACTAGTTAAACaattgtttgtttaatt
This genomic interval from Juglans regia cultivar Chandler chromosome 3, Walnut 2.0, whole genome shotgun sequence contains the following:
- the LOC109002522 gene encoding thioredoxin O2, mitochondrial-like isoform X1; translation: MARSSILRSQVLRQALVSNKLSPAVSCNLSSGNSSSYETLLSPNPTPLLSHPSPSKPFSSILSNPTTATGSRFSKLPFLLSRPFSSSSGPSNILLIKSENEFNSILGKVQDESLPAVFYFTAVWCGPCRFISPLIEELSEKYPHVKTYKIDIDQEGLGSVLSKLQISSVPTLHFLKEGKKAAEVIGADVARLKDTMEKLYKTD
- the LOC109002522 gene encoding thioredoxin O2, mitochondrial-like isoform X2, producing MARSSILRSQVLRQALVSNKLSPAVSCNLSSGNSSSYETLLSPNPTPLLSHPSPSKPFSSILSNPTTATGSRFSKLPFLLSRPFSSSSGPSNILLIKSENEFNSILGKVQDESLPAVFYFTAVWCGPCRFISPLIEELSEKYPHVKTYKIDIDQEGLGSVLSKLQISSVPTLHFLKEGKKAAEVIGADVARLKDTMEKLYK